One genomic window of Angustibacter sp. Root456 includes the following:
- a CDS encoding DUF3048 C-terminal domain-containing protein — protein sequence MTALGRRTLLAGALGAAGAALAACSKKSPAAAPKPSATPSPTPTASPTASPAADTRPRWPLTGELMKDPNAGKHAAVAVKVPDNKNEHPQAGLDQADIVFVELDGYRDSSGYSGTRLVPVFHSSMARDVAPVRSVRPVDIPLLSPINAIIGNTGATGWVGKYAKHFGKYIEAMLTYMATKGSGSYSIDPKRVRTYQGNTYYDRAVVCHPAVLAKQTSKFRAGPQQPYFPFATGADKPSTDTGKPARRIRVPWKSGDSYDMSYAYDAKSGRYLRSMPWGPHTLANGKRVAPVNVLVIRARQHYDKIYHGSGHDEPIHDIINSKGTFYYFHGGKYVTGTWSKGAVNQPFRFVLSNGAPLKMAPGQTYVELAQRDAKVRVSA from the coding sequence ATGACCGCGCTCGGACGCCGCACCCTGCTCGCCGGTGCGCTTGGTGCCGCCGGGGCGGCGCTCGCCGCCTGCTCCAAGAAGTCACCGGCAGCCGCCCCGAAGCCGTCGGCCACGCCGTCCCCGACGCCGACGGCGTCGCCGACGGCCAGCCCGGCGGCCGACACGCGCCCCCGCTGGCCGCTCACCGGTGAGCTCATGAAGGACCCCAACGCGGGCAAGCACGCCGCCGTGGCGGTCAAGGTGCCCGACAACAAGAACGAGCACCCGCAGGCCGGTCTCGACCAGGCCGACATCGTCTTCGTCGAGCTCGACGGCTACCGCGACTCCTCCGGCTACAGCGGCACGCGCCTGGTGCCGGTGTTCCACTCCAGCATGGCGCGCGACGTCGCGCCGGTGCGCTCCGTGCGCCCGGTCGACATCCCGCTGCTCAGCCCGATCAACGCGATCATCGGCAACACCGGCGCCACCGGCTGGGTCGGCAAGTACGCCAAGCACTTCGGCAAGTACATCGAGGCGATGCTCACGTACATGGCCACGAAGGGCTCCGGCTCGTACTCGATCGACCCCAAGCGGGTGCGCACCTACCAGGGCAACACCTACTACGACCGGGCCGTCGTCTGTCACCCGGCGGTGCTGGCGAAGCAGACCTCGAAGTTCCGTGCTGGTCCGCAGCAGCCGTACTTCCCGTTCGCCACCGGCGCCGACAAGCCCAGCACCGACACCGGGAAGCCCGCGCGGCGCATCCGCGTGCCGTGGAAGAGCGGCGACTCCTACGACATGAGCTACGCCTACGACGCCAAGTCCGGGCGCTACCTGCGCAGCATGCCGTGGGGCCCGCACACCCTCGCGAACGGCAAGCGCGTGGCGCCGGTCAACGTGCTCGTGATCCGCGCGCGCCAGCACTACGACAAGATCTACCACGGCTCGGGTCACGACGAGCCGATCCACGACATCATCAACAGCAAGGGCACGTTCTACTACTTCCATGGCGGCAAGTACGTCACGGGCACGTGGAGCAAGGGCGCGGTCAACCAGCCGTTCCGCTTCGTGCTCTCGAACGGCGCGCCGTTGAAGATGGCGCCGGGCCAGACCTACGTCGAGCTGGCCCAGCGCGACGCCAAGGTGCGGGTCAGCGCGTGA
- a CDS encoding response regulator transcription factor, with protein MPTRLLVLEDDDGIRHSLALSLEDEGYDVVQHADAESALATVEREPVDLMLVDLMLGGMDGFTFIRRARPSSDAPIIVLSARNDTHDIVSALEAGADDYVTKPYVVREVLARLKALLRRPTVTTGAADAPPPDGTVVLDSSDGPLLLSPEAGTVRRGADAVHLTVTEFRLLCELADPPGRVLSRATLLERVWDRGFFGDERIVDVHIRRLRTKIERDPGHPLLVVTVRGLGYRLDVR; from the coding sequence ATGCCCACCCGCCTGCTCGTGCTGGAGGACGACGACGGCATCCGCCACAGCCTCGCCCTCAGCCTCGAGGACGAGGGGTACGACGTCGTGCAGCACGCCGACGCCGAGAGCGCGCTCGCCACGGTCGAGCGCGAGCCCGTCGACCTCATGCTCGTGGACCTCATGCTGGGCGGCATGGACGGCTTCACGTTCATCCGCCGCGCTCGGCCGTCGAGCGACGCCCCGATCATCGTGCTCAGCGCGCGCAACGACACCCACGACATCGTCTCGGCCCTCGAGGCGGGTGCCGACGACTACGTGACCAAGCCGTACGTCGTCCGCGAGGTGCTGGCGCGGCTGAAGGCGCTGCTGCGGCGGCCGACGGTCACCACGGGGGCGGCTGACGCGCCACCCCCCGACGGCACGGTGGTGCTCGACTCCTCCGACGGGCCCTTGCTGCTGTCGCCCGAGGCCGGCACAGTGCGCCGCGGCGCCGACGCGGTGCACCTGACGGTCACCGAGTTCCGGCTGCTGTGCGAGCTCGCCGACCCCCCGGGGCGCGTGCTGAGCCGCGCCACGCTGCTCGAGCGGGTGTGGGACCGCGGGTTCTTCGGTGACGAGCGCATCGTCGACGTCCACATCCGGCGCCTGCGCACCAAGATCGAGCGCGATCCCGGCCACCCGCTGCTCGTGGTGACCGTGCGCGGCCTCGGCTACCGGCTCGACGTCCGATGA
- the paaA gene encoding 1,2-phenylacetyl-CoA epoxidase subunit PaaA has protein sequence MTSQPSAEQWTPEQQERFDALIADDQRIEPRDAMPEGYRKTLVRQIAQHAHSEIIGMQPEGNWIAQAPSLRRKAILMAKVQDEAGHGLYLYSAAETLGVDRAELLEMLHTGRQKYSSIFNYPTLSWADMGAIGWLVDGAAIVNQVPICRCSYGPYARAMVRICKEESFHQRQGFEILHTLSHGTPEQHEMAQESVNRWWWPSLMMFGPPDDESPNSAQSMAWGIKRHSNDELRQRFVDMTVPQAQVLGLTLPDPELRWVADDGDEASGHWRFGEIDWSEFYEVIKGNGPCNAERIERRVSAHDEGAWVREAALAYADKQAARARGAVA, from the coding sequence ATGACGTCGCAGCCCAGCGCCGAGCAGTGGACGCCGGAGCAGCAGGAGCGCTTCGACGCGCTCATCGCCGACGACCAGCGCATCGAGCCGCGCGACGCGATGCCCGAGGGCTACCGCAAGACCCTCGTGCGTCAGATCGCCCAGCACGCGCACTCCGAGATCATCGGCATGCAGCCCGAGGGCAACTGGATCGCCCAGGCGCCGAGCCTGCGGCGCAAGGCGATCCTCATGGCCAAGGTGCAGGACGAAGCCGGCCACGGGCTCTACCTGTACTCGGCCGCCGAGACCCTCGGCGTCGACCGCGCCGAGCTGCTCGAGATGCTGCACACCGGCCGCCAGAAGTACTCCTCGATCTTCAACTACCCCACCCTGTCGTGGGCCGACATGGGCGCCATCGGCTGGCTCGTCGACGGCGCCGCCATCGTCAACCAGGTGCCGATCTGCCGCTGCTCCTACGGCCCCTACGCCCGCGCGATGGTGCGGATCTGCAAGGAGGAGTCGTTCCACCAGCGGCAGGGCTTCGAGATCCTGCACACGCTCAGCCACGGCACGCCTGAGCAGCACGAGATGGCGCAAGAGTCGGTGAACCGCTGGTGGTGGCCGAGCCTGATGATGTTCGGGCCGCCGGACGACGAGTCGCCCAACTCCGCGCAGTCGATGGCCTGGGGCATCAAGCGGCACAGCAACGACGAGCTGCGCCAGCGTTTCGTCGACATGACCGTGCCGCAGGCGCAGGTGCTCGGCCTCACCCTGCCCGACCCCGAGCTGCGCTGGGTCGCTGACGACGGCGACGAGGCGTCGGGGCACTGGCGGTTCGGCGAGATCGACTGGTCCGAGTTCTACGAGGTCATCAAGGGCAACGGCCCGTGCAACGCCGAGCGCATCGAGCGCCGCGTCAGCGCCCACGACGAGGGGGCGTGGGTGCGGGAGGCCGCGCTCGCGTACGCCGACAAGCAGGCCGCGCGGGCCCGGGGAGCGGTGGCGTGA
- the paaB gene encoding 1,2-phenylacetyl-CoA epoxidase subunit PaaB yields the protein MPTSGVPAETATPTRRDWPLWEVFVRARRGLSHGHVGSLHAPDAEMALRNARDLYTRRSEGVSIWVVPSAAITASSPDEKDAFFDPAADKVYRHPTFYDIPDEVQHL from the coding sequence GTGCCGACGTCCGGTGTGCCGGCCGAGACGGCCACGCCCACCCGGCGCGACTGGCCGCTCTGGGAGGTGTTCGTGCGGGCCCGCCGCGGCCTCTCGCACGGGCACGTCGGCTCACTGCACGCACCGGACGCCGAGATGGCCCTGCGCAACGCCCGCGACCTCTACACCCGGCGCAGCGAGGGCGTGAGCATCTGGGTCGTGCCCAGCGCCGCGATCACTGCCTCGAGCCCCGACGAGAAGGACGCGTTCTTCGACCCGGCAGCCGACAAGGTCTACCGGCACCCGACCTTCTACGACATCCCCGACGAGGTGCAGCACCTGTGA
- the paaE gene encoding 1,2-phenylacetyl-CoA epoxidase subunit PaaE yields MGTTSTAPQVSARSHGAFNPLRLSEIDHLTNSAVRLTFDVPHNLADAYRYAPGQHLTLRTTVDGEEVRRSYSICSAPSSGKLQVAVKSLEGGVFSTHAHSGLAVGDVLDVMTPAGRFGVPLDPTNAKRYVAIVAGSGITPVMSILPAVLETEPRSELTVVYGNRDSGSVMFAEELADLKDRYPARLQFVHVLSREPQDAELLTGRIDDAKLDRLLESVVPVDTVDDWLLCGPFELVQQVRTRLVERGVANSAIHLELFHVDGEPPRLARPRTESGDTGCQVTVRLDGRTTTFAMPDEGSVLDATLAVRADAPYACKGGVCGTCRVKVVEGEVDMTRNFALEPEEIAEGFALACQSVPTSDRLVVDFDA; encoded by the coding sequence ATCGGCACCACCAGCACCGCGCCGCAGGTCAGCGCCCGCAGCCACGGCGCCTTCAACCCGTTGCGGCTCAGCGAGATCGACCACCTCACGAACTCCGCCGTGCGCCTCACCTTCGACGTCCCGCACAACCTGGCCGACGCCTACCGCTACGCCCCCGGCCAGCACCTCACCTTGCGCACCACCGTCGACGGCGAGGAGGTGCGCCGCAGCTACTCCATCTGCTCGGCTCCGTCGTCCGGCAAGCTGCAGGTGGCCGTGAAGTCGTTGGAGGGCGGCGTCTTCTCGACGCACGCCCACAGCGGGCTGGCCGTCGGTGACGTGCTCGACGTCATGACGCCGGCCGGGCGCTTCGGCGTCCCCCTCGATCCCACGAACGCCAAGCGGTACGTCGCCATCGTCGCCGGCAGTGGCATCACGCCGGTCATGTCGATCCTGCCCGCGGTGCTCGAGACGGAGCCACGCAGCGAGCTCACGGTGGTCTACGGCAACCGCGACAGCGGCTCGGTGATGTTCGCCGAGGAGCTCGCCGACCTCAAGGACCGCTACCCCGCGCGCCTGCAGTTCGTGCACGTGCTCTCACGCGAGCCGCAGGACGCCGAGCTGCTCACCGGGCGCATCGACGACGCCAAGCTCGACCGGCTGCTGGAATCGGTCGTGCCGGTCGACACGGTCGACGACTGGCTGCTCTGCGGCCCCTTCGAGCTGGTGCAGCAGGTGCGGACACGCCTCGTCGAGCGCGGCGTCGCGAACTCGGCGATCCACCTCGAGCTGTTCCACGTCGACGGCGAGCCGCCCCGACTCGCCCGCCCCCGCACCGAGTCCGGCGACACCGGCTGCCAGGTGACCGTGCGCCTCGACGGCCGCACCACGACCTTCGCGATGCCCGACGAGGGCTCGGTGCTCGACGCGACGCTCGCGGTGCGCGCCGACGCCCCGTACGCCTGCAAGGGCGGGGTGTGCGGCACCTGCCGAGTGAAGGTCGTGGAGGGCGAGGTCGACATGACCCGCAACTTCGCGCTCGAGCCCGAGGAGATCGCCGAGGGCTTCGCGCTCGCCTGCCAGTCGGTGCCGACGTCCGACCGGCTCGTCGTCGACTTCGACGCCTGA
- the folP gene encoding dihydropteroate synthase: protein MAIVNRTRDSFFDQGATFDFGPALEAVERAVADGADWVDIGGVPFSPNAQEVSVREEVERIVPLVAAARERTDVVISVDTVRPLVAHEALAAGADVINDTSGLHDPQLAEVVAEQDGTLIVCHSKAAPREKLPSPAYDDVVAEVRAFLLARVAVALERGVAAERIIVDPGHDLNKNTLHSLELTRRLGELADLGYPLLAAVSNKDFIQETLGRPKDAVLAGTTATHAYCVLQGARILRVHDVAAAVDAVRMTEAILGWRAPVRLQHNV from the coding sequence ATGGCCATCGTCAACCGCACCCGCGACTCGTTCTTCGACCAGGGCGCGACGTTCGACTTCGGGCCGGCACTCGAGGCCGTCGAGCGGGCGGTCGCGGACGGCGCCGACTGGGTCGACATCGGGGGCGTGCCGTTCTCGCCCAACGCCCAGGAGGTGTCGGTGCGCGAGGAGGTCGAGCGGATCGTCCCCCTCGTGGCGGCCGCGCGCGAGCGCACCGACGTCGTCATCTCGGTCGACACCGTGCGCCCCCTCGTGGCGCACGAGGCGCTCGCGGCGGGAGCAGACGTCATCAACGACACCTCGGGCCTGCACGACCCGCAGCTCGCCGAGGTGGTGGCCGAGCAGGACGGCACGCTCATCGTGTGCCACAGCAAGGCGGCCCCGCGCGAGAAGCTGCCGTCACCGGCGTACGACGACGTCGTCGCGGAGGTGCGCGCGTTCCTGCTCGCGCGCGTCGCCGTCGCCCTCGAGCGCGGGGTGGCCGCCGAGCGGATCATCGTCGACCCCGGGCACGACCTGAACAAGAACACGCTGCACTCGCTGGAGCTCACCCGCCGGCTCGGCGAGCTCGCCGACCTCGGCTACCCCCTGCTCGCGGCGGTGTCGAACAAGGACTTCATCCAGGAGACGTTGGGCCGCCCCAAGGACGCTGTGCTCGCCGGCACCACAGCGACGCACGCGTACTGCGTGCTGCAGGGCGCACGCATCCTGCGGGTGCACGACGTCGCAGCGGCAGTCGACGCCGTACGCATGACCGAGGCGATTCTCGGCTGGCGAGCGCCGGTGCGCTTGCAGCACAACGTCTGA
- a CDS encoding GerMN domain-containing protein, with protein MRRARWAAAVVGVVASALLAGCGLPHDQSARALDPKQVPYGLLQSSTPPPTDDAELKSTKRTGQQAELYLLDGDDQLVGVPAGVGRQLTTSARLAALFSLLERGPDDNQRSQGLSSAWTPGVRIQLRDFTDGLAQVEVAAGLKDPSADQLPLAIGQLVLTATSLREVDAVQLVRDGQPVEVPLPGGALTSAPLTRQDYASLLTR; from the coding sequence GTGAGGCGGGCCCGGTGGGCGGCCGCCGTGGTGGGTGTCGTCGCGAGCGCGCTGCTCGCCGGTTGCGGCCTGCCGCACGACCAGTCCGCCCGGGCCCTCGACCCCAAGCAGGTGCCGTACGGCTTGCTGCAGTCGAGCACGCCGCCGCCCACCGACGACGCGGAGCTGAAGAGCACCAAGCGGACCGGACAGCAGGCCGAGCTGTACCTGCTCGACGGCGACGACCAGCTGGTGGGTGTGCCTGCGGGGGTGGGGCGCCAGCTGACGACGTCGGCGCGCTTGGCCGCGCTGTTCTCGCTGCTCGAGCGCGGGCCCGACGACAACCAGCGCAGCCAGGGCCTCAGCAGCGCCTGGACGCCGGGAGTGCGGATCCAGCTGCGCGACTTCACCGACGGCCTGGCCCAGGTGGAGGTCGCGGCCGGCCTGAAAGATCCGTCGGCCGACCAGCTCCCGCTCGCGATCGGGCAGCTCGTGCTCACCGCGACGTCGCTGCGCGAGGTGGACGCCGTGCAGCTCGTACGCGACGGCCAGCCGGTGGAGGTGCCGCTACCGGGCGGCGCGCTGACGTCGGCCCCGCTGACCCGCCAGGACTACGCCTCGCTGCTCACGCGCTGA
- the paaD gene encoding 1,2-phenylacetyl-CoA epoxidase subunit PaaD — MVTVAADVELARHAAAQVLDPEVPVLTIADLGVLRDVVVLDDGAVEVVITPTYSGCPAMETIASDVLDAVRAAGFDDVRVRTVLSPAWTTDWMSDDGRRKLAEYGIAPPTTRTTGPVPLTLGSRPAAPTCPRCGSADVRELSHFGSTACKSLWQCSSCREPFDHFKAI; from the coding sequence GTGGTGACCGTGGCCGCCGACGTCGAGCTGGCCCGCCACGCGGCGGCGCAGGTGCTCGACCCCGAGGTGCCGGTGCTCACCATCGCCGACCTCGGCGTCCTGCGCGACGTCGTCGTGCTGGACGACGGCGCGGTCGAGGTGGTCATCACACCCACCTACTCCGGCTGCCCGGCCATGGAGACCATCGCCTCCGACGTCCTCGACGCGGTGCGTGCGGCCGGGTTCGACGACGTCCGCGTGCGCACGGTGCTCAGCCCCGCCTGGACCACCGACTGGATGAGCGACGACGGACGCCGCAAGCTGGCCGAGTACGGCATCGCGCCGCCCACGACGCGCACCACTGGCCCCGTACCGCTGACGCTCGGGAGCCGACCCGCGGCGCCGACGTGCCCGCGCTGCGGTTCAGCCGACGTCCGCGAGCTGTCGCACTTCGGCTCCACCGCCTGCAAGTCGTTGTGGCAGTGCAGCTCCTGCCGCGAGCCCTTCGACCACTTCAAGGCCATCTGA
- the paaC gene encoding 1,2-phenylacetyl-CoA epoxidase subunit PaaC, whose protein sequence is MTASAPVAAYALALGDDALVLSQRCGQWITRSPQLEEDVAIANIGLDLLGQARTLLAYAGTADGRSEDDLAYLRDADAFTNVQLVELPNTDFAVSMARLLVFAAYQRALYSRLASSTDETLSGVAAKAVKEVTYHLDHASEWVLRLGDGTDESHHRMQVGLETVWPHVDELFDGDFVDPQLVADGVAVDPSSLRDEVLQVVRGVVTEATLTLPDVAPEAGGGRRGEHTPDLAEMLDEMQGLHRAHPGATW, encoded by the coding sequence GTGACCGCCTCCGCCCCGGTGGCCGCCTACGCCCTCGCGCTCGGCGACGACGCGCTCGTGCTCTCGCAGCGCTGCGGGCAGTGGATCACCCGCTCGCCGCAGCTCGAGGAGGACGTCGCGATCGCCAACATCGGGCTCGACCTGCTCGGTCAGGCCCGCACGCTGCTGGCCTACGCCGGCACCGCCGACGGCCGCAGCGAGGACGACCTGGCCTACCTGCGCGACGCCGACGCGTTCACGAACGTGCAGCTCGTCGAGCTGCCCAACACCGACTTCGCGGTCTCCATGGCCCGGCTGCTGGTGTTCGCCGCCTACCAGCGCGCGCTCTACTCGCGCTTGGCTTCCAGCACCGACGAGACGCTCTCGGGCGTGGCGGCCAAGGCGGTCAAAGAGGTCACCTACCACCTCGACCACGCGAGCGAGTGGGTGCTGCGCCTCGGTGACGGCACTGACGAGTCGCACCACCGCATGCAGGTGGGCCTCGAGACGGTGTGGCCGCACGTCGACGAGCTGTTCGACGGCGACTTCGTCGACCCACAGCTCGTCGCGGACGGCGTCGCCGTCGATCCCTCGAGCCTGCGCGACGAGGTGCTGCAGGTCGTGCGCGGCGTGGTCACTGAGGCGACGCTGACGCTGCCGGACGTCGCGCCCGAGGCGGGCGGCGGGCGCCGCGGCGAGCACACGCCGGACCTGGCCGAGATGCTCGACGAGATGCAGGGCCTGCACCGGGCCCATCCGGGGGCGACGTGGTGA
- a CDS encoding TetR/AcrR family transcriptional regulator — protein sequence MTGVTRRRHDLESLLAVAVRVYTERGFDGTSMGDLASAAGLSKSSLYHHVESKEQLLRLALDRAVEPLFAVLDEPGARQGRALARLEHVVRREVEVLVDRLPYVTLLLRVRGNSSTERWALDRRREFDHLVAALVTEAAGEGDVRADVDPGLVARLLFGTVNSLAEWYDPNAPSALGSRELADVLVRLAFDGLRAEVS from the coding sequence GTGACCGGCGTGACCCGCCGCCGCCACGACCTGGAGTCGCTGCTCGCTGTGGCCGTGCGCGTCTACACCGAGCGCGGGTTCGACGGCACGAGCATGGGTGACCTGGCGTCTGCCGCGGGGCTGTCGAAGTCCTCGCTGTACCACCACGTGGAGTCCAAGGAGCAGCTCCTGCGGCTGGCGCTCGACCGCGCCGTCGAGCCGCTGTTCGCGGTGCTCGACGAGCCGGGGGCGCGGCAGGGACGCGCGCTGGCCCGGCTCGAGCACGTCGTACGCCGCGAGGTCGAGGTGCTCGTCGACCGCCTGCCGTACGTGACCCTGCTGCTGCGGGTCCGCGGCAACTCGAGCACCGAGCGCTGGGCGCTCGACCGGCGGCGCGAGTTCGACCACCTCGTCGCGGCGTTGGTCACCGAGGCCGCCGGCGAGGGCGACGTGCGCGCCGACGTCGACCCGGGCCTCGTCGCCCGCCTGCTGTTCGGCACGGTCAACTCCCTCGCCGAGTGGTACGACCCGAACGCCCCCTCGGCCCTGGGCTCGCGCGAGCTCGCGGACGTCCTGGTCCGGCTGGCCTTCGACGGGCTGCGGGCCGAAGTCAGCTAG
- a CDS encoding STAS domain-containing protein gives MSLVSMTSIASGPSAAPRQRTVVAVLEDAAVAQGLTDLRSRLTEVLSAGDARLVVDVSGLDRISSSVVAALLRAKRKCAARGVDVVVRGSAGQSLGLLTRTGLAAVLDVEDEEA, from the coding sequence GTGAGCCTGGTGAGCATGACGTCCATCGCGTCCGGACCCTCGGCAGCACCACGGCAGCGCACGGTCGTGGCCGTGCTCGAAGACGCCGCTGTGGCGCAGGGCCTCACCGACCTGCGCAGCCGCCTCACCGAGGTGCTGAGCGCTGGCGACGCCCGCCTGGTGGTCGACGTGAGCGGGCTCGACCGCATCTCGTCCAGCGTGGTCGCTGCCCTGCTGCGGGCCAAGCGCAAGTGCGCGGCTCGCGGCGTCGACGTCGTGGTGCGCGGCTCGGCCGGGCAGAGTCTCGGGCTGCTCACGCGCACGGGCCTGGCCGCCGTGCTCGACGTCGAGGACGAGGAGGCCTGA
- a CDS encoding HAMP domain-containing sensor histidine kinase, with product MRSHWGLRASVMVSFAAGGLLLSVVLAAGAYFVVRHYLVDQRERTATRQAFADASFVRDGLLTSGAQVSDVLGNAAPPADTDILVHRYGRWFSSSLRADAHNVPDTVRDSVRGGSAAVLWGRSERGPTIVVGVPLGAVDAEVYEISRPSELSSTLSTLGAVLAGFALVTTLGGALLGRAAARRVVAPLDDVARAATQISVGDLSTRLPPTDDPDLAAIVGSFNAMVEALDERIARDARFAADISHELRSPLTTLVTSVDLLQRRRDELPQRSRQALDLIATELERFQRSLEDLLELGRLDAGVALRSLSDVDLRELVRYALESGHRDVPLQLPDGPLVVQVDKQQLSRALVNLFDNADLHAGGLTAVRAEAVGDHAVVTVDDEGPGVPESERERIFERFVRAGSRGSRRGTGLGLSIVAETVQSLGGNVGCIDRPGGGARFVVRLPLARIATSADAERTRVQA from the coding sequence GTGAGGTCGCACTGGGGCCTGCGGGCGAGCGTCATGGTGTCGTTCGCCGCCGGCGGGCTGCTGCTGTCGGTGGTGCTCGCGGCCGGCGCGTACTTCGTCGTGCGGCACTACCTGGTCGACCAGCGTGAGCGGACGGCGACCCGCCAGGCCTTCGCCGACGCGTCGTTCGTGCGCGATGGGCTGCTGACGTCCGGTGCGCAGGTGAGCGACGTCCTGGGCAACGCGGCCCCGCCGGCGGACACCGACATCCTCGTGCACCGCTACGGGCGGTGGTTCTCGTCCTCGCTGCGCGCCGACGCCCACAACGTGCCCGACACCGTCCGCGACAGCGTGCGCGGCGGGTCGGCGGCCGTGCTGTGGGGTCGCAGCGAGCGCGGCCCCACGATCGTCGTCGGGGTGCCACTGGGGGCCGTCGACGCCGAGGTGTACGAGATCTCGCGGCCCAGCGAGCTGAGCAGCACGCTGTCGACGCTCGGCGCCGTCCTCGCGGGCTTCGCGCTCGTGACGACCCTGGGCGGAGCGCTGCTCGGCCGAGCCGCCGCGCGTCGCGTCGTCGCCCCGCTCGACGACGTCGCGCGCGCGGCGACGCAGATCTCGGTCGGCGACCTGAGCACCCGGCTGCCGCCCACCGACGACCCCGACCTGGCGGCGATCGTGGGCTCGTTCAACGCCATGGTCGAGGCCCTCGACGAGCGGATCGCTCGTGACGCGCGCTTCGCCGCCGACATCAGCCACGAGCTGAGGTCGCCACTGACCACCCTCGTGACGAGCGTCGACCTGTTGCAGCGCAGGCGCGACGAGCTACCCCAGCGGTCCCGTCAGGCGCTCGACCTCATCGCCACCGAGCTCGAGCGGTTCCAGCGCTCGCTCGAGGACCTGCTCGAGCTCGGACGCCTCGACGCCGGCGTCGCGCTGCGCTCGCTCAGCGACGTCGACCTGCGCGAGCTGGTGCGGTACGCCCTGGAGTCCGGGCACCGCGACGTCCCGCTGCAGCTGCCGGACGGGCCACTGGTCGTCCAGGTCGACAAGCAGCAGCTGAGCCGAGCGCTGGTCAATCTCTTCGACAACGCCGACCTGCACGCGGGGGGGCTGACGGCCGTGCGAGCCGAAGCCGTCGGCGACCATGCCGTGGTCACGGTGGACGACGAGGGCCCGGGTGTGCCGGAGTCCGAGCGCGAGCGCATCTTCGAGCGGTTCGTGCGCGCCGGTTCACGCGGCTCGCGGCGCGGCACGGGGCTGGGCCTCAGCATCGTCGCGGAGACCGTGCAGTCGCTCGGCGGCAACGTCGGGTGCATCGACCGTCCGGGCGGTGGGGCGCGGTTCGTCGTCCGGCTGCCGCTGGCGCGCATCGCCACATCGGCGGACGCCGAGCGCACGCGGGTGCAGGCGTGA